The Rhodoferax sediminis genome has a segment encoding these proteins:
- a CDS encoding HU family DNA-binding protein, which translates to MNKTELIEHIAKHADISKAAATRALESTIGAVKTTLKKGGSVSLVGFGTFAVGKRAARSGRNPRTGAAIKIKAAKVPKFRPGKALKDALN; encoded by the coding sequence GTGAATAAGACAGAACTCATTGAGCACATTGCAAAGCATGCAGACATCTCCAAGGCCGCGGCCACACGCGCACTGGAGTCCACCATTGGCGCTGTCAAGACGACCTTGAAAAAAGGCGGCTCGGTGTCGCTGGTGGGTTTTGGCACTTTTGCGGTGGGTAAACGCGCGGCGCGCAGTGGGCGCAACCCGCGGACCGGCGCTGCGATTAAAATCAAGGCAGCCAAGGTGCCAAAGTTCCGTCCAGGCAAGGCATTGAAGGATGCGTTGAACTGA
- the panC gene encoding pantoate--beta-alanine ligase gives MQIAHTIAELRHLLRHSQHPAFVPTMGNLHDGHMALVRQAGALGDATVASIFVNRLQFLPHEDFDTYPRTWESDCAKLADAGCDVLFAPNEKELYPEPQLYKVHPPAELADILEGHFRPGFFVGVSTVVMKLFACVFSEAQGRRVAVFGKKDYQQLMVIRHMVRQFALPIEIIASETQRAPDGLALSSRNGYLSGTERAEAVQLPLALQQLARDAQEAGIELAARLPEIEARATATLARRGWTPDYLTVRRRSDLQPPQAGDAVVVLGAAKLGATRLIDNLEV, from the coding sequence ATGCAAATCGCCCACACCATTGCCGAGCTGCGGCACCTTCTGCGGCACAGCCAGCATCCAGCCTTCGTGCCCACCATGGGCAACCTGCACGACGGCCACATGGCACTGGTCCGGCAGGCCGGCGCGCTGGGCGATGCGACGGTCGCGAGCATCTTCGTGAACCGCCTGCAGTTCCTGCCGCACGAAGACTTCGACACCTATCCGCGCACCTGGGAATCGGACTGCGCCAAACTGGCTGACGCCGGTTGCGACGTCCTGTTCGCGCCCAACGAGAAAGAGCTCTACCCCGAGCCGCAGCTCTACAAGGTGCACCCGCCCGCCGAACTGGCCGACATCCTGGAGGGTCATTTCCGCCCCGGCTTCTTCGTGGGCGTAAGCACGGTGGTGATGAAACTGTTTGCCTGCGTGTTCTCCGAGGCCCAAGGCCGGCGCGTGGCCGTGTTCGGCAAGAAGGACTACCAGCAGCTCATGGTCATCCGCCACATGGTTCGGCAGTTTGCGTTGCCGATCGAGATCATCGCCAGCGAAACCCAGCGCGCGCCCGATGGCCTGGCATTAAGTTCGCGCAATGGCTATCTCAGCGGGACCGAGCGCGCCGAGGCGGTGCAGCTGCCTCTGGCGCTGCAGCAGCTGGCGCGCGACGCGCAGGAAGCGGGCATTGAACTCGCTGCGCGGCTACCCGAGATCGAGGCGCGCGCCACAGCGACCCTTGCGCGGCGCGGCTGGACGCCCGACTACCTGACGGTGCGCCGCCGCTCGGATCTGCAGCCACCACAGGCCGGCGATGCCGTAGTGGTTCTGGGGGCCGCGAAGTTGGGCGCAACGCGACTCATCGACAATCTGGAAGTCTGA
- the pgsA gene encoding CDP-diacylglycerol--glycerol-3-phosphate 3-phosphatidyltransferase encodes MFLTIPTIMTWTRIVAIPLIVGVFYLPISEPSRNLVATVMFMLFAATDWLDGYLARKLNQASSFGAFLDPVADKFLVCACVLVLVYLQRVDVFVALIIIGREIAISALREWMAQIGASKSVAVHMIGKLKTVAQMVAIPFLLFDGRLFGRIDTHLWGTWLIWIAAILTVWSMVYYLQKALPEIRARVK; translated from the coding sequence ATGTTTCTGACCATCCCGACCATCATGACCTGGACGCGCATCGTCGCGATCCCGTTAATTGTCGGCGTGTTCTACCTGCCCATCAGCGAGCCCAGCCGCAACCTGGTGGCCACGGTGATGTTCATGCTGTTCGCCGCCACCGACTGGCTCGACGGCTACCTGGCGCGCAAGCTGAACCAGGCCTCTTCGTTCGGCGCCTTCCTCGACCCGGTGGCCGACAAGTTCCTGGTCTGCGCCTGCGTGCTGGTGCTGGTGTATTTGCAGCGGGTCGACGTGTTCGTGGCGCTCATCATCATCGGCCGCGAGATTGCGATCTCGGCGCTGCGCGAATGGATGGCCCAGATCGGCGCGTCCAAGAGCGTGGCAGTGCACATGATCGGCAAGCTCAAGACGGTGGCGCAGATGGTGGCCATTCCGTTCCTGCTGTTCGACGGCCGCCTGTTCGGGCGCATCGACACGCACCTGTGGGGCACCTGGCTGATCTGGATTGCGGCCATCCTCACGGTCTGGTCCATGGTGTATTACCTGCAAAAAGCGCTGCCCGAAATCCGGGCGCGCGTGAAGTGA
- a CDS encoding SurA N-terminal domain-containing protein produces MFEAIRKHSKIVLGLLFLLIIPSFVLFGIERNRNNESAQVVATVDGQDITQNEWDNAHKNEVDRLRASTPTLDAKLLDSPQARYASLERVVRDHVLAAAASKSRLVTSDQRLAQSLQENPTIASLRKPDGSLDMDRYRQLVGAQGMTPEMFEAGVRRDLSARQVMVGLAGTSFATSAQADVALNAFLEKREVQVARFNTADFASKVTLTDADLEAFYKSNQALFQAPEQASIEYVVLDLDTVKNSITLNPQDVKTYYDQNAARLSGQEERRASHILIAVPKGASAAEREKAKAHAQELLAMVKKAPDSFAEVARKDSQDPGSAAKGGDLDFFTRDAMVKPFADAVFAMKKGDISDVVETEYGYHIIKLTDIKVPKQRSFEEMKPEIEADLKNQQAQRKFAETADAFTNGVYEQADSLKPVADKLKLQIQTAANVTRKPAPGVTGVLANAKFLEALFAPDSIDKKRNTEAVETAPNQLVSGRVTRYTPSRILPFAEVKDNVRQRLLAVRGAALARTEGMARLAAWKANPAAAVLPPAVVVSRDQAQNQPGPVVEAILRADSTHLPSFIGVDLGAQGYAVAKINKIIPREPSTDAAAAQERAQFTQWVASAEALAYYDLLKERFKATIKVPKPVAKTAEELSQAATQ; encoded by the coding sequence ATGTTTGAAGCTATCCGCAAGCACTCCAAAATCGTCCTGGGTTTGTTGTTCTTGTTGATCATTCCGTCCTTTGTGCTGTTCGGCATCGAGCGCAACCGCAACAACGAGAGTGCTCAAGTCGTGGCGACGGTGGACGGCCAGGACATCACGCAAAACGAGTGGGACAACGCGCACAAGAACGAAGTCGATCGCCTGCGCGCCTCCACGCCGACGCTGGACGCCAAACTGCTCGATTCGCCGCAGGCGCGTTATGCGTCGCTGGAGAGGGTCGTGCGCGACCACGTGCTGGCCGCGGCGGCCAGCAAATCCAGGCTCGTCACGAGCGACCAGCGGCTCGCACAGTCACTACAGGAAAACCCGACCATTGCCTCGCTGCGCAAGCCCGATGGTTCGCTGGATATGGACCGCTACCGGCAACTGGTTGGCGCCCAGGGGATGACGCCCGAGATGTTCGAGGCCGGCGTGCGCCGCGACCTGTCCGCGCGCCAGGTCATGGTGGGCCTGGCCGGAACCAGCTTTGCCACGTCTGCGCAGGCCGATGTGGCGCTGAATGCCTTTCTCGAGAAGCGCGAGGTTCAGGTCGCACGTTTCAACACCGCCGATTTCGCGAGCAAGGTGACGCTGACCGATGCCGACCTGGAGGCCTTCTACAAGAGCAACCAGGCCCTGTTCCAGGCGCCCGAGCAGGCCAGCATCGAATATGTGGTGCTCGATCTGGACACTGTCAAGAATTCAATCACGCTGAATCCGCAGGATGTCAAAACCTATTACGACCAAAATGCCGCGCGCCTGAGCGGCCAGGAGGAGCGGCGCGCCAGCCACATCCTGATTGCCGTGCCCAAGGGGGCATCGGCGGCAGAGCGCGAGAAGGCCAAGGCTCACGCGCAAGAGCTGCTGGCAATGGTCAAAAAAGCGCCCGACAGTTTTGCCGAGGTGGCCCGAAAAGATTCCCAGGATCCCGGCTCGGCGGCCAAAGGGGGCGACCTCGACTTCTTCACCCGCGACGCGATGGTGAAGCCTTTTGCCGATGCGGTTTTTGCGATGAAGAAGGGCGATATCAGCGACGTGGTGGAAACCGAATACGGCTACCACATCATCAAGCTGACCGACATCAAGGTACCGAAGCAGCGCAGTTTTGAGGAAATGAAGCCCGAGATCGAGGCCGATCTTAAAAATCAGCAGGCCCAGCGCAAATTCGCCGAAACGGCAGATGCCTTCACAAATGGCGTGTACGAGCAGGCGGACAGTCTCAAGCCTGTGGCCGACAAACTCAAGCTGCAAATCCAGACGGCGGCCAATGTGACGCGCAAACCGGCGCCCGGTGTGACCGGCGTGCTGGCCAATGCCAAATTTCTGGAGGCGCTGTTTGCCCCCGACTCGATCGACAAGAAACGCAACACCGAGGCGGTGGAAACGGCCCCCAACCAGCTGGTCTCCGGACGTGTGACCCGCTACACGCCGAGCCGCATCCTGCCGTTTGCAGAGGTCAAGGACAACGTGCGCCAGCGCCTGCTGGCCGTGCGAGGCGCAGCGCTGGCCAGGACCGAAGGCATGGCCAGACTGGCGGCGTGGAAAGCGAACCCGGCTGCGGCCGTGTTGCCGCCAGCCGTGGTGGTTTCGCGGGACCAGGCGCAAAACCAGCCCGGACCCGTCGTCGAGGCCATTTTGCGGGCCGACAGCACCCACCTGCCGTCGTTTATCGGCGTGGACCTGGGCGCGCAGGGCTATGCCGTCGCCAAAATCAACAAGATCATTCCACGTGAGCCGTCCACGGACGCCGCTGCCGCGCAGGAGCGCGCCCAATTCACGCAATGGGTCGCGTCGGCCGAGGCCCTGGCCTACTACGACCTCCTGAAAGAGCGCTTCAAGGCGACCATCAAGGTTCCCAAGCCCGTGGCGAAGACCGCAGAAGAGTTGTCGCAGGCGGCAACGCAGTAG
- a CDS encoding DUF5677 domain-containing protein, which produces MDYRDADDQIFAIVEKHGPEVFRDGLQTAYPQTLRAMAMFCAKGNSLKTGMFDTVDSNNPYAFRVLYRSFCEHYLRFTYLWARMTKDKTDEAGTEYYSYCGAVEAMEYLGALKLADALVGNDGVMNYADAVEKLYPEAAHLSKKQLKDFSGKFKYRDILRYLAGEGLRFVSGKTPFLSAIVPAYALYSSFVHGGPYTDLEMFEYSQPEALKACEEDLEVIVMMNATIFMMTTMAVTFAKGEKVDHVGGKVNEVLRRFTVGKE; this is translated from the coding sequence ATGGACTACCGCGACGCAGACGATCAGATTTTCGCCATTGTTGAAAAACACGGCCCAGAGGTTTTCCGTGACGGGTTGCAGACCGCGTACCCACAGACGCTCCGGGCTATGGCAATGTTCTGTGCAAAGGGGAACTCGCTCAAAACCGGGATGTTTGACACGGTGGACAGCAACAATCCCTATGCCTTCCGGGTGTTGTACCGCTCATTCTGCGAGCACTATCTGCGCTTCACGTACCTCTGGGCGCGGATGACAAAAGACAAAACTGATGAGGCGGGCACTGAGTACTACAGCTATTGCGGCGCAGTTGAGGCAATGGAGTACCTTGGTGCTTTGAAACTCGCAGATGCTTTGGTGGGAAATGATGGCGTCATGAACTATGCGGATGCGGTAGAGAAGCTCTATCCCGAGGCCGCGCACTTGAGCAAAAAGCAACTCAAGGATTTTTCCGGGAAGTTCAAGTACCGAGACATTCTTCGCTATCTGGCGGGAGAGGGCCTCCGTTTTGTATCTGGGAAAACGCCTTTCTTGTCGGCAATCGTGCCCGCCTACGCGCTCTATTCCTCTTTCGTTCATGGCGGTCCATACACGGACTTGGAGATGTTCGAGTACTCGCAGCCGGAAGCCTTGAAGGCTTGCGAAGAAGACCTTGAGGTCATCGTGATGATGAATGCAACGATCTTCATGATGACCACGATGGCGGTCACTTTCGCTAAAGGTGAGAAAGTGGACCACGTTGGAGGTAAAGTCAACGAAGTTCTCCGGCGATTTACGGTGGGCAAGGAGTAG
- a CDS encoding DMT family transporter codes for MTSAARDDAFTRAMPAVFVVIWSTGFIVARYGMPYAPPMKFLALRYALSILCFLPWIVLARVAWPKTRAQWLHLAVTGVLMNGGYLGGVWAAVKAGMGSGLSSLIVGLQPVLTAVWLSGTGGHVTRRQWAGLTLGFAGLALVVSRRLGQGGEADWFNLSLATMALFSITAGTLYQKRFVAPCDVRSANAVLLGAALLVTLPFALLEQEVMQWNAELAGAMAWSVLALTLGGSSLLYLLIQRGAVASVTSLMYLVPPATALMAWLLFSEPITLVTVIGTALTAIGVSLVVRTRR; via the coding sequence ATGACGTCGGCGGCCCGCGACGACGCCTTCACGCGGGCCATGCCTGCGGTGTTTGTCGTGATCTGGAGCACCGGCTTCATCGTGGCGCGCTACGGCATGCCATATGCCCCGCCGATGAAGTTTCTGGCGCTGCGCTATGCGCTGTCCATTCTGTGTTTTCTGCCCTGGATCGTGCTGGCGCGCGTGGCCTGGCCGAAAACGCGCGCGCAGTGGCTGCACCTGGCCGTCACCGGCGTGTTGATGAACGGCGGGTATCTGGGCGGTGTCTGGGCCGCCGTCAAGGCCGGCATGGGCTCGGGCCTGTCGTCATTGATCGTGGGCCTGCAGCCGGTGCTGACCGCCGTCTGGCTCTCGGGCACGGGCGGGCACGTGACGCGTCGCCAGTGGGCCGGCTTGACGCTGGGCTTTGCCGGGCTGGCGCTGGTGGTGTCGCGCAGGCTGGGGCAGGGCGGCGAGGCCGACTGGTTCAACCTCTCTCTGGCTACCATGGCGCTGTTCAGCATCACGGCCGGCACGCTGTACCAGAAGCGGTTTGTGGCGCCCTGCGACGTGCGCTCGGCCAATGCCGTGCTGCTGGGCGCGGCCTTGCTGGTCACGCTGCCATTTGCGCTGCTGGAGCAGGAGGTCATGCAATGGAACGCCGAGTTGGCCGGGGCCATGGCCTGGTCGGTACTGGCGTTGACGCTGGGCGGCAGTTCGCTGTTGTACCTGCTGATCCAGCGCGGCGCGGTGGCGTCGGTCACCAGCCTGATGTACCTCGTGCCGCCCGCTACGGCACTGATGGCCTGGCTGCTGTTTTCCGAGCCGATCACGCTGGTGACCGTGATCGGCACGGCGCTGACGGCGATCGGTGTCAGCCTGGTAGTGCGAACGAGGCGCTGA
- the panB gene encoding 3-methyl-2-oxobutanoate hydroxymethyltransferase, whose translation MNEATALRKPLTLHRLREMHAAGDKIAMLTCYDATFATLLDTAGVDCLLVGDSLGMVLQGHASTVPVTLDELAYHTRCVARGNQTAWVIGDLPFGSYQASKDQALHSAVTLMQAGAQMVKLEGGGWTTETVRFLVERGIPVCAHLGLTPQSVHALGGYRVQGRNMEGAAQLLQQARELAEAGAAMLVLELIPSTLARDVTAALPIPVIGIGAGVDCSGQVLVLHDMLNLTAARLPRFVRNFMAGSASVEDAVRGYVAAVKDQSFPDPALHTY comes from the coding sequence ATGAACGAAGCCACCGCCCTGCGCAAACCGCTGACCCTGCACCGCCTGCGCGAGATGCACGCGGCCGGCGACAAGATCGCCATGCTGACCTGCTACGACGCGACATTCGCGACACTGCTCGACACCGCTGGCGTGGACTGTCTGCTGGTGGGCGATTCGCTGGGCATGGTGCTGCAGGGCCACGCCAGCACGGTGCCGGTGACACTGGACGAGCTGGCTTATCACACGCGCTGCGTGGCACGCGGCAACCAGACAGCCTGGGTGATCGGCGACCTGCCGTTTGGCAGCTACCAGGCATCGAAAGACCAAGCCCTGCATAGCGCCGTCACATTGATGCAGGCTGGCGCGCAGATGGTCAAGCTCGAGGGCGGAGGCTGGACCACGGAGACTGTGCGCTTCCTCGTGGAGCGCGGCATTCCGGTCTGCGCCCACTTGGGGCTCACGCCGCAATCGGTGCACGCACTGGGCGGCTACCGCGTCCAGGGCCGCAACATGGAGGGCGCCGCGCAGCTGCTGCAGCAGGCCCGTGAACTGGCCGAGGCCGGCGCAGCCATGCTGGTGCTGGAGCTGATTCCTTCGACGCTGGCCCGGGACGTGACGGCCGCACTGCCGATTCCCGTGATCGGCATCGGCGCCGGCGTGGATTGCAGCGGCCAGGTGCTGGTGCTGCACGACATGCTGAATCTCACGGCGGCCAGGCTGCCGCGCTTTGTGCGCAACTTCATGGCCGGCAGCGCTAGCGTCGAGGACGCGGTGCGCGGTTATGTCGCCGCCGTCAAGGACCAGAGCTTTCCCGACCCCGCGCTTCATACCTACTGA
- the uvrC gene encoding excinuclease ABC subunit UvrC — MSDTHSEQLLSEVAALPALPGVYRYFDADGQLLYVGKAINLKKRVSSYFHKDHGGTRIGHMVSKIVRMETTVVRSEAEALLLENNLIKVLNPKYNILFRDDKSYPYLKITGPRDKAGAGAPSAASFPRVAYYRGAVDKKNRYFGPFPNGWAVKESILLLQKVFRLRTCEDTVFNNRTRPCLLYQIKRCSAPCVNYISPEAYAQDVQDAEKFLQGETQQVLDALQARMMAHAERLEFEQAAELRNQMSALSTVLLQQAVYNVSDKDVDILAVQVHGGRACVNLAMVRGGRHLGDRPYFPAQVEDATGVYQADVDDELPPVNLSVEVQVLEAFIAQHYIDVPVPPTLITSEPVSNALIEALSLQTGVRISAVHQPREQRRIWLEMAQKDAGIALARLLAEEGSQQARTRALVDALGLVPDQLDAFRIECFDISHTAGEATQASCVVFQGHKMQSAEYRRYSIDNITPGDDYAAMRQVLTRRYSKMVEVIRQAENAGPGPLGAAAEGSGDDAAAAPPVSTVRLPDLVLVDGGKGQVSMAREVFAELGIDLGLIVGVEKGEGRKVGLEELVFADGRPKVYLGKDSAALMLVAQIRDEAHRFAITGMRAQRARVRVGGSKLEEIPGIGPKRRARLLQRFGGIRGVAGASAEEIATVEGISKELAAEIYRALR, encoded by the coding sequence ATGTCAGACACGCATTCCGAACAACTGCTGAGCGAGGTCGCGGCGCTGCCGGCGCTGCCCGGCGTGTACCGTTACTTCGACGCCGACGGCCAACTGCTGTATGTCGGCAAGGCGATCAACCTGAAAAAACGGGTTTCGAGCTATTTCCACAAAGACCATGGCGGCACGCGCATCGGCCACATGGTGAGCAAGATCGTGCGCATGGAGACCACGGTGGTGCGCTCCGAGGCCGAGGCGCTGCTGCTGGAAAACAACCTGATCAAGGTCTTGAACCCGAAGTACAACATCCTGTTCCGGGACGACAAGAGCTACCCCTATCTGAAGATCACCGGCCCGCGCGACAAGGCCGGGGCGGGGGCGCCGTCAGCGGCCAGTTTCCCGCGCGTCGCCTATTACCGCGGTGCGGTCGACAAGAAGAACCGCTACTTCGGCCCGTTCCCCAACGGCTGGGCCGTGAAGGAGTCGATCCTGCTGCTGCAAAAGGTGTTCCGCCTGCGCACCTGCGAGGACACGGTGTTCAACAACCGCACGCGGCCCTGCCTGCTGTACCAGATCAAGCGCTGTTCGGCGCCCTGCGTCAATTACATCTCGCCCGAGGCGTATGCGCAGGATGTGCAGGATGCCGAAAAATTCCTGCAGGGCGAGACCCAGCAGGTACTCGATGCGCTGCAGGCCCGCATGATGGCGCATGCCGAGCGGCTGGAGTTCGAGCAGGCGGCCGAGCTGCGCAACCAGATGTCGGCGCTGTCGACCGTGTTGCTGCAGCAGGCCGTGTACAACGTGTCGGACAAGGACGTGGATATCCTCGCGGTGCAGGTGCACGGGGGCCGGGCCTGCGTCAACCTGGCCATGGTGCGCGGCGGCCGGCATCTGGGCGACCGGCCCTACTTTCCGGCGCAGGTGGAAGATGCCACGGGCGTGTACCAGGCGGACGTGGACGATGAGTTGCCGCCGGTCAATCTGTCGGTCGAGGTGCAGGTGCTCGAAGCCTTTATCGCGCAGCACTATATCGACGTGCCGGTGCCGCCCACGCTGATCACCAGCGAGCCGGTGAGCAACGCCCTGATCGAGGCGCTGTCGCTGCAGACCGGCGTGCGGATCAGCGCCGTGCACCAGCCGCGCGAGCAGCGCCGCATCTGGCTCGAGATGGCGCAGAAAGACGCCGGCATCGCGCTGGCCCGTTTGCTGGCCGAGGAGGGCTCGCAGCAGGCCCGCACGCGCGCGCTGGTCGATGCGCTGGGGCTGGTGCCGGACCAGCTCGATGCCTTTCGCATCGAATGCTTCGACATTTCCCACACCGCGGGGGAGGCCACGCAGGCCTCGTGCGTGGTGTTTCAGGGCCACAAGATGCAAAGCGCCGAGTACCGCCGCTACTCGATCGACAACATCACGCCGGGCGACGACTACGCCGCCATGCGCCAGGTGCTGACGCGGCGCTACAGCAAAATGGTGGAGGTTATCCGGCAAGCCGAAAACGCGGGCCCGGGCCCTTTGGGCGCAGCCGCTGAGGGATCCGGCGATGACGCCGCCGCGGCGCCGCCCGTCAGCACCGTGCGCTTGCCCGACCTGGTGCTGGTGGACGGTGGCAAGGGCCAGGTCAGCATGGCGCGCGAGGTGTTCGCCGAACTGGGCATTGACCTCGGCCTGATCGTGGGTGTAGAAAAGGGCGAGGGCCGCAAGGTGGGTCTGGAAGAGCTGGTGTTCGCCGATGGCCGCCCCAAGGTGTACCTGGGCAAGGATTCCGCCGCCCTGATGCTGGTGGCGCAGATCCGCGACGAGGCGCACCGCTTTGCCATCACCGGCATGCGCGCCCAGCGGGCCCGGGTGCGCGTGGGTGGCAGCAAGCTGGAGGAAATCCCGGGCATCGGTCCGAAACGGCGCGCCCGGCTGCTGCAGCGCTTTGGCGGGATTCGGGGTGTGGCCGGTGCCAGCGCGGAGGAAATTGCCACGGTAGAGGGCATCTCGAAGGAGCTGGCCGCGGAAATCTACCGGGCGCTGCGATGA
- a CDS encoding tartrate dehydrogenase: MSRKRIAVIAGDGIGKEVMPEGIRVMDAAARKFGIDLQFDHFDFSSWDYFERHGKMLPDDWKAQIGGHDAIYFGAVGWPEKIADHVSLWGSLLLFRREFDQYVNLRPARLMPGIIAPVVRRDGSPRAPGEIDMVIVRENTEGEYSSIGGRMYAGTEREIVMQETVMSRIGVDRVLKFAFELAQSRPKKHLTSATKSNGIAITMPYWDERVAEMARAYPAVSVDKFHIDILTAHFVQRPDFFDVVVASNLFGDILSDLGPACTGTIGIAPSANLNPDKKFPSLFEPVHGSAPDIAGKNLANPIGQIWCGALMLDFLGYRQAHDAVLAAIEKVLDPQSGAPRTPDIGGNAGTADLGQAIAGVL, translated from the coding sequence ATGAGCAGGAAGCGAATCGCGGTCATCGCCGGCGACGGTATCGGCAAGGAAGTGATGCCCGAGGGTATCCGGGTGATGGACGCCGCCGCGCGCAAGTTCGGCATCGATCTGCAGTTCGATCACTTCGATTTTTCGAGCTGGGACTACTTTGAGCGCCACGGCAAGATGCTTCCCGACGATTGGAAGGCGCAGATCGGCGGCCACGACGCGATCTACTTCGGGGCCGTCGGCTGGCCCGAGAAAATCGCCGACCACGTGTCGCTGTGGGGCTCGCTGCTGCTGTTTCGCCGCGAGTTCGACCAGTACGTCAACCTGCGGCCCGCGCGCCTGATGCCCGGCATCATCGCGCCCGTGGTGCGGCGCGACGGCAGCCCGCGTGCGCCCGGCGAGATCGACATGGTCATCGTGCGCGAGAACACCGAAGGCGAGTACTCCAGCATTGGCGGGCGCATGTACGCCGGCACCGAGCGCGAGATCGTGATGCAGGAGACGGTGATGTCGCGCATTGGCGTCGACCGCGTGCTGAAATTCGCCTTCGAGCTGGCGCAATCGCGCCCCAAGAAGCACTTGACCAGCGCGACCAAGTCGAACGGCATCGCGATCACCATGCCGTACTGGGACGAGCGCGTGGCCGAGATGGCGAGAGCCTATCCGGCAGTCAGCGTCGACAAGTTCCACATCGATATCCTGACCGCGCACTTCGTGCAGCGCCCCGATTTCTTCGACGTCGTTGTGGCCAGCAATCTGTTCGGCGACATCCTGAGCGACCTGGGCCCGGCCTGCACCGGCACCATCGGCATCGCACCGAGCGCCAACCTCAATCCCGACAAAAAATTTCCGTCGCTGTTCGAACCCGTGCATGGCTCGGCCCCCGACATTGCGGGCAAAAATCTGGCGAACCCGATTGGCCAGATCTGGTGCGGCGCCCTGATGCTGGACTTCCTGGGGTACCGGCAGGCCCACGATGCCGTGCTGGCCGCCATCGAGAAAGTACTGGACCCCCAAAGCGGTGCGCCGCGCACGCCGGATATCGGCGGCAACGCGGGCACGGCCGATCTCGGCCAGGCCATCGCGGGCGTTTTGTAG